The DNA region GGTGCAGCCGTCGGGCAAGGGCAGCGATCTCATCACCCTGCGCGGCCACGTCCTTGCTCTCACCGATGCGGCCGGCCGGTTCACGCTGGCGTTGACGCGGAGCAGCAAGGGCGGCAAGTCGGAAACCAAACAGGGCGGGGCGTTCAAGCTGCAGGCCGGCGAGAGCCAGCCCCTGTCCACGACCACGGTCAATCTCGACGAGAATGATCAGTTGACGGTCGTGCTGACCATCAGTGTCGACGGGACCGAGGTGTTCTCCACGACGCTGCGCACTTTTTAGGACGCGGCACTCGCCGAAATCTGCGGGCAGGGTCCGCCGCGTCTCACACAGGCCCCGAGGCCGCGGGTTGGTCCACCGGCACCACGTCGACGGCGACGTCGAGCGCGTGGTCGCCCGTGGCGATGATCACGCCGTCGACCGGGGCGGCGTCGGCATAGTCGCGGCCCACCGCCAGCACGATGTGGTCGAGCCCGGCGCGCATGGCGTTGGTGGGGTCGAGGCCGATCCAGCCGGCGCGCGGGCCGCACCACAGCGACACCCAGGCGTGGGTGGCGTCCGCCCCTTCCAGGCGCGGCTGGCCGGGCGGCGGCTCAGTGCGCAGGAAGCCCGAGACATAGCCGGCGGCGAGGCCCAGCCCGCGCAGGCCGGCGATCATGATCTCGCTGAAATCCTGGCAGACGCCGTGCCTCTGCGCGAAGGCCTGGGCGACCGGCGTGGTGACGTCGGTGGCGCCCGGCGCATAGGCGAAGTCGGCCTTGATCCGGCAGGCCAGCTCCAGGCCGGATTCCAGGATCGGCCGGCCGCGGGCGAAGCTTTCGGCGGCGTAGGCGGTGATGTCCGCCACCACCGGCACCCGCCGGCTGGGAAAGAGATGGTGGACGGGCGCAGTGGGCGTGAGGTCGGCCGAGGCCCAGGCCAGCTCGCGCACCGTCTCCCAGGGCGGCGTCACCTCGGGCTCGGGAACTGGCAGCGGCGATACGTCGATGCGCGCGGTGGTGCGCAGCACCAGCGCCTCGTGGCGGGTGTGCAAAGCGATGCGGGTGAGGCCGTTGCCGAAGAAGTCGCGTGTCTCCGTGCGTTCGGCCGGGGCCGGCTCGACGTCGAGCGCCATCGACAGCACGCGCTGGCCGGGCCGGTCGACCGGCGACAGTCGGAGCACGTGGCTCGCCGTGGCCACCGGCGCCGCATAGCGATAGGTCGTCACCTGCCGCACGTCGTAGATCATGGCGTGTCGTCGGCCTCGCCGCGGTGGGTGAACCAGCGGTCGGAGATGGCGTCCGACAGGTCCATCAGCGTCTGCTCGGCGCGCACCATGTCGAGCACGTCGATGTCGGTGGCATCGAGCGTGGCGATGCCGGCATTGAGCCGCAGCAGCAGGCGCTCGGGCGGCGAGGTCGGCTCGCGCACCAGACGCGCGGTGAGCACCGCCATGTGGTCGCGCATGCGCTCGATCTGGAACATCACCGAGCGCGGGTTGGAGGGGTCGAGCACCACGGTGTCGAGCACCGGCGCGCGCGCCGCCACCATCACATATCGCATGCGGTAGGTGATCTGGCTGTCGGCAAGCTCCAGCAGCACGTCGAGCGCCTCGTCCGGCGCGCCGGCGATGCCGAACTGGCGCACGAAGCGGCAGGTGTTGATCGCCCGCTCGATGCGCCGGCCGATCTCCAGGAAGCGCCAGCCGGCAAGCTGGTTCATGTTCTCCTGGACGAGGCCGGCGAAGGAGGCGGTGGTGCGCAGCGCCTGATTGATGCGCGTCAGGACGGTGGCGCCGGTGACGTCGGCCGGCACGGTGCGCGACAGCAGCATCTCGAGATCGGTCAGCGCCTGCCACGCTTCGGGCGAGAAGCGGTCGCGGATGACCGAGGCCGCCCGCCGCGCCGCCAATGCCAGTGCCAGGATCGAGCCCTGCGTGTCGTGGCGGTTGAGCGCGCGCACCGCGAGGCGGATGAGGTCCACCGTGCCGGGCGGGGTGTCGACCACTTCCCACGCCAACATCAGCTCCTCGATCAGGCGGGTGGTGACGGTGCCGCGACGCTCGCGCTCGGCGGCGCGGGCGGCGAGCAGGCGGGCGAGGCGCAGCGCTGCCTCGGCACGTTCGACATAGCGGCCGAGCCAGAACAGATTGTCGGCGACGCGGCTGGTGAGCGGCCCGACATTGCGGCGGATCGGGACGTGGCCGGGCGCCGGCAGCAGCGTGACCGGTGCCACCGGCGCCTCGGAGGGCACCCACACGTCGGTGGCGCGGCCGCCGCGCTGCATCGACACGGCGCGGGCGTCGATATGGTCGGCGACGCGGCAGAGCCCGCCCGGCATCACCGCCCAGCCGTCGCGGGTGCGGGCGAGAAAGACCCGGAGCACGAAGGGCCGCGGCTCCAGCCTGCCGTCGTGCCACACCGGCGTGGTGGAGAGCTTTACCGCCTCGTGGGCGACGAGATCGACGCCGCGCCGGCGCACCAGCTCGATCAGCGCCGCGCGCTCGGGCGCGTCGAGCTCGGCGGCCACCACCGGCCCGTTGCGCAGCAGCGGCGGCAGCGTCGGCTCGAATGCCGGGGCGATCACGAAGGCGTCGAGGTCGGCGATCACCGCCTCGCGCTCCAGCGGCTGGCCGCACCACCAGGTCGCGACGTTGGGAATCTCCAGCTCGCGGCCGACGAGGTGGCGGGCCAGCGCCGGCACGAAGCCGAGCAGCGCCCGCGATTCCAGCACGCCCGAGCCCAGCGCGTTGACCACCGTGACGTTGCCGGCGCGCACCGCCTGCACCAGCCCCGGCACGCCGATGCGCGAGGCGGGATTGAGCTCCAGCGGGTCGGCCCAATCGGAATCGAGGCGGCGAAGCAGCACGTCGGTGCGCTCCAGCCCCTCGATGGTGCGGATGTGGGCGGTGTCGCCGCGCACCGTGAGGTCGGCGCCCTCGACCAGCACGAAGCCGAGATAGCGGGCGAGATAGGCGTGCTCGAAATAGGTCTCGTTGAGCGGGCCGGGGGTGAGCAGGCACACGCGCGAATCGGCGTTGCGGCAGAGCGCGGTCATCTCGGCGCGCAGCGTCTGGAAGAAGCCGGCGAGGCGCACGACGTGAAGCTGCTCGAACAGCTCGGGCAGCGCGCGGCCCATGGTGATGCGGTTCTCCAGCGCGTAGCCGGCTCCCGAGGGCGCCTGGGTGCGGTCGGCGAGCACCCACCAGCGGCCGTCGGGCCCGCGGCCGAGGTCGGCGGCGTAGAGGGAAAGGCCCGCGCCGTTGTCCGGCAAGGCGCCGACCAGCGGGCGCAGGAACTCGCGGCTGCCCGCCACCGCAGCGGCGGGCAGGCGGCCTTCGGCGACCAGTCGGCCGCGGCCGTAGATGTCGGCGAACAGGCGCTCCAGCAGGGTGGCGCGTTGGGCGAGGCCCGAGGCCAGCGCCTGCCACTCCTGCGGATCGATCACCAGCGGCAGGTGCGACAGCGGCCAGGGCCGTTCGACGCCGGCGGCATCGTCATAGAGCCGGTAGAACACGCCGGAGTCGCGCAGATAGCGATCGGCATTCTGGAAGCGCCGGCCGACCTCGGCCGGTCCCAGCGCGGCGAGCCCGTCGAGCACCGGCTGCCAGTGCGGACGCACCGCGCCGGTTTCGTCCATCATCTCGTCGCGCACGCCGGGCAGCGGCCGGTAGCCGTCGATCAGCGCCCCGCGGCTGGCGGCGAGATCGTGCTCGTGGGGCGCGCGGCCGGTCACGGCGGTGCTCACGGCGGCGGTCGCCGCAGATCGAGGGTGGAGGGGAATTCGCCGGTCGCCTCGTCGGGCGGCACGGCGACATGGCCCGGCGAATGGCCGTGGTCCTGGAAGCGGGCGAGGCGGCGCGCCTCGGCCTC from Blastochloris tepida includes:
- the csgH gene encoding curli-like amyloid fiber formation chaperone CsgH, producing MAAGAASVIGWVEVQPSGKGSDLITLRGHVLALTDAAGRFTLALTRSSKGGKSETKQGGAFKLQAGESQPLSTTTVNLDENDQLTVVLTISVDGTEVFSTTLRTF
- a CDS encoding transglutaminase family protein, translated to MIYDVRQVTTYRYAAPVATASHVLRLSPVDRPGQRVLSMALDVEPAPAERTETRDFFGNGLTRIALHTRHEALVLRTTARIDVSPLPVPEPEVTPPWETVRELAWASADLTPTAPVHHLFPSRRVPVVADITAYAAESFARGRPILESGLELACRIKADFAYAPGATDVTTPVAQAFAQRHGVCQDFSEIMIAGLRGLGLAAGYVSGFLRTEPPPGQPRLEGADATHAWVSLWCGPRAGWIGLDPTNAMRAGLDHIVLAVGRDYADAAPVDGVIIATGDHALDVAVDVVPVDQPAASGPV
- a CDS encoding circularly permuted type 2 ATP-grasp protein, yielding MSTAVTGRAPHEHDLAASRGALIDGYRPLPGVRDEMMDETGAVRPHWQPVLDGLAALGPAEVGRRFQNADRYLRDSGVFYRLYDDAAGVERPWPLSHLPLVIDPQEWQALASGLAQRATLLERLFADIYGRGRLVAEGRLPAAAVAGSREFLRPLVGALPDNGAGLSLYAADLGRGPDGRWWVLADRTQAPSGAGYALENRITMGRALPELFEQLHVVRLAGFFQTLRAEMTALCRNADSRVCLLTPGPLNETYFEHAYLARYLGFVLVEGADLTVRGDTAHIRTIEGLERTDVLLRRLDSDWADPLELNPASRIGVPGLVQAVRAGNVTVVNALGSGVLESRALLGFVPALARHLVGRELEIPNVATWWCGQPLEREAVIADLDAFVIAPAFEPTLPPLLRNGPVVAAELDAPERAALIELVRRRGVDLVAHEAVKLSTTPVWHDGRLEPRPFVLRVFLARTRDGWAVMPGGLCRVADHIDARAVSMQRGGRATDVWVPSEAPVAPVTLLPAPGHVPIRRNVGPLTSRVADNLFWLGRYVERAEAALRLARLLAARAAERERRGTVTTRLIEELMLAWEVVDTPPGTVDLIRLAVRALNRHDTQGSILALALAARRAASVIRDRFSPEAWQALTDLEMLLSRTVPADVTGATVLTRINQALRTTASFAGLVQENMNQLAGWRFLEIGRRIERAINTCRFVRQFGIAGAPDEALDVLLELADSQITYRMRYVMVAARAPVLDTVVLDPSNPRSVMFQIERMRDHMAVLTARLVREPTSPPERLLLRLNAGIATLDATDIDVLDMVRAEQTLMDLSDAISDRWFTHRGEADDTP